AACGCCGCCAACGACCACGCCAGCAACGCCCCCTTCGCCCCCAGCTTCAACGGCGCCGAGAACGTCACCCCCTTGCCCACGGCCCGCGCATGCGCGATCACATCGGACTCGGGCCCGAGCCACACCCCCAGCCGCCAGGCCAGCACCGACCCGAGAATCCCCCCGAGGGCGAGCGCGACAACGATCGGCACTCCCCCACGCCGCCGCCACGCGAACACCGCGACCGCACTCACCGCACCGACCGCCAGGGCCAACAGCGTGAACGTCCCGTCCACCCCGATCGCCTGCTCCCCCTCGGTGTCCTTGAAGTAGACGACCCAGTTGCCCTCCACCAGATCACCCACCAGCGGCACCTTCGGCACCAGCCACACCCACAGCAGCCCCAGCAGCGCCCCGAGGAACGCGACCACCACCGTGATCGCGGCGGCTTCGCGCAGTTCGGTCTTCATCCCGGGCCCGTCCTGTCCGTAGGACACGTCGTAAGGCGCGCCGGCCACACCGGCGTACCCTCCGCCCGACGGAGGCCAGGCCTCATACGGAGACGGAGACTGAGACGGGGACGGCTCGTGCGAAGACGGTTCGTGCGGCGGCGGAGGCGGAGTCAGCGGTGCGGTCACTCTGCCATCGTGCCAGGCCCGCCTGTGCGGCGCGTCACCGGACGGCGGCCCGGCGGTACGCCCAGGTGGCGACGGCGAGCGACACGACGCCCACCCCCGCGCACACGGCGAGGTCCCCGAGCACGAACGCCCAGTCGGGGTCGGCCCGGAAGGTCCGGGCGAACGCCTCGACGCCGTACGTCGACGGCAGCAGGTCACGGGCGAAGCGCACCGCGTCCGGCATCCGGTCCGGCGGCAGCACGCCCAGCAGCAGCGCGGCCGACATGCCGAGCTGCCCCAGCACGGTGGCCAGCTCCGGCCGCGACGCGAGCAGCCCGAAGGCCGCCCCGAGCCCGGACAGCGCGGCGCCCGCCAGCGGAATCACGAGGGCGAGCACCCACAGATGCGTCAGCGGCAGCCCGAACAGCACGCTCCCGAACACCGCGGTCACCAAGGTCCCCGGCACGGTGAACGAGGCATACGCCCCCGCCGCCCCCAGCACCACGGCCGCAGGCGGCACCGGCAGCGTCGCGTAGTGATCGAGCCCCCCGCTCGCCCGCAACTGCCCGAAGTACTGCGCGAGCAGATTCAGCGCGACGAAGGCGACGACCAGCACGGCCGACCCCGCGACCACGGCCTCCGCCTCGCGCCCGCCGTCCACGACACCCCGCATCATGATCAGGATGCCGACCGACTGGAAGGTCGCCACGAACAGCAGCGGGATGCGCGCCACCCGCGCCCGGGACAACTGCGCCCGGTACACGGCCACGAGCGACGGCCACAGCCGCGCGCGCGGCGCCAGCTCGGCCGCGGCGGCCCGGGCCGGCTCCGGGACGGTCCGGGTGCTGCCCGGCAGAACCTCGGCGGGTACGACACTCACGTGGCGCTGCTCCTCTTCCCTACGGTTCTCACACCGTCCCATACGGAGATGACGACCCTCGCACTCATGCCCGCACCCCCGCTCACGCCCGCACCAGCCCCTGCCGGGCCGCCCCGCCCAGCGCCAGGTAGACGTCCTCCAGGCTCGGGGTGGCCAGGGTGAAGTCGTCCAGGGCGGCGAAGGCGGCCCCGCCGGTGACGGTGGCGACGACCGCGCGGGCCTCGTCGGGCGCGAGCCGCAGCGTCCAGCGGCGCCCGGACTCCACGGCCCGCTCGCGCAGCGCGGCGACCTCGGGCACGTCCAGCGGCGCCCGCTCCCGCCACACCAGCTCCACCCGCACCTCCCCGGCGACCTGCTCCTTGAGCCCGGACGGGGTGTCGCAGGCGATGACCCGGCCCTGGTCGAGGACGGCGACCCGGTCGAGGACGGTCTCCGCCTCGATGACGTTGTGGGTGACGAGCAGCACGGTCGTCCCGCGTTCGGCGCGCCGCCGGTCCACGGCGGCCCACACGGCCCGCCGCGCGACCGGGTCCATCCCGGTGGTCGGCTCGTCCAGCACCAGCAGCGGCCGCTCCCCCACCAGCACGGCGGCGAAGCAGGCCAGCCGCCGCTGCCCGCCGGACAGCTTGCGCAGCGGCCGTCCGGCGATCGGCGTGAGGCCCAGCTCGTCGAGGACGGCGTCCCGCTCCCGGCGGGCCGTGCGCACGTCGAGGCCGCGCAGCCGTCCGGTGGTCTCGGCGGCGAGGGAGACGGTGAGCTCGTCGAGGGCGGTGGACTCCTGCCCGAGGTAGGCGAGGAGCCGCGCGGCCCGCTCGGGGTGGCGTACGACGTCGTGGCCGAGGATCTCCACGCGGCCCGTGTCCGGCCGCATGAGCCCGGTCATCTGCCGGACGAGGGTGGACTTGCCGGCCCCGTTCGGCCCGAGCAGCCCGAAGATCTCACCGCGCCGGATGTCCAGCCGTACGTCGTCGGTGGCCCGGACCTCGGGCGTCGCGGGAGTGCCGCGCCGGCCCCGGACCGCCGGATACGTCTTGGTCAGCCCGCGCACGGCACACACGACCTCGTCCCCGTGCCGAACTACCGATGCCGCGCGCGTACTCACAAGGGACGAGAGTACGGGGTCGGGGACCTCCGTTCGCCGTCGGGGCCGTCCGGGCCGCCCGGTTCAGTCCCCCGCCGGAGCGTGCTCGGCCGCCGTCCGGACGTCGACCTCGCGCCAGAAGCCCGCCCGGATGGCGTACCGGTCGTGTTCGTCGATCTGGTCGTCCTTGTGGGCGAGCAGGCCGAAGCGGGCCGCGTACCGCAGCAGCTCGCCGTCGAGGCGGTGCGGGATGCGCGGGTACATGCCCGACAGCTTCTGCAGATGGCCCTGGTCGCCGAGGCGCCCCATCCACCGGCGGGCGAAGACCTGCCCCACCTCGTAGGGGTCGCCGCCGACGGTGGTGATGTCCTCCTCGCGGTCGGCCCACCGCTGCTCCGCCGTCGTGACCTGCGCGAGCGTCGGCATCGAGGCGACCTCGGAGGGTTCGGCCACGACGCCGGGGCGGTCGACCCAGCCCTTGTCGGAGGACCAGCGCAGGGTCGCGGTGGTGGGGTGCTGGGCGGCCTGGGCGCCGGGTGCGCGCAGGGCGGCCAGGTCCTTGGGGGTCGGGACGCCCTTGGGGGCGGGGACGCGCTCCTGCGCGCCGTTCTCGGAGGCGGCGGAGGAGGGGTGCTCGGAGGGGTGCTCGGCCTCCTGGGCGGTCCGCTCGGCGGGGCGGGCGAGGCCGGAGTCGGGCAGCGGCGCGGAGAGGATCGCGGCGATCTCGGGCCGGGGCACGGGCGTCGGCGCGCAGATCCCGCCGATCTCCTTGGCGCGGACGGCCTTGGTGATCCACGCACGATCCAGGACGCGCCGTTCGTCGGCCTCGGCGACGAGGTCCTCGGACTGGTTGTAGTCGCCGTCGGCGGCCTGGACGGCCCACAGGTGGACGGCGACGCCGTGCTCCTTGGCGGCCATCATGCCGGGCAGCAGATCGCCGTCGCCGGTGACGAGGACGACGTCGGAGCAGGCCCGGTTGCGGGCCAGCTCGGTCAGCTCGGCGTGCATGGCCGCGTCGACGCCCTTCTGCGCCCAGCGGCCGTCGCTGCGGGTCAGGGCGCCGAGCCGGACCGTGACCCGGGGCATCACCCGCAGCCTGCGGTGCTCGGGCTGGGGGACGCGGTCCGGGGCGCCGTCGAACCAGTAGATGCGCAGCAGTGGCCGCTCGGTCTCGGACTCGGCCTGTTCGCGCAGGCCCTGGACGAGGGCGGAGTGATCCACGGTGATCCGGGATCTCGACGGCTCCCCGGCAAGGAGACTGGCGGCGGCCCCCAGCAGATACCCGGCGTCCACCAGGACGATGCAGCGGTCCACACGACTCACCCTCTTTACGGGAGGTTTGCTTTGGGCTTCCTTCGAGTCTGCCCGACCTGACGGGGGTTAACGGCCCGAACTCGATCTTCGGCGTGGCGTTTCGGGCACTTCCGCTCCGACACCCCCTGTTACAGACGGTAATTATCCAAAATGCGTCATAAGTCAGCCTATGTGAGTCTGGTCCCGTCTCTGGCCCTCAGATCCCCCCAGGAGGCAGATCGCCATGGCCAAGCACAAGAAGCAGGAACGTAAACAGCCGCAGTCCGAGCGTGGTCAGCAGCAGGCCCAGCAGTCCTCGATGCAGGAGCAGGCCGAGCAGCGCATCTCGCAGGTGACGCCCGCCGATGTCGCCCGCAAGGGCCGGCAGAAGCGCTTCGGCCACAACTGACGTCCGCAGGACGGGCTGTTGCAGCCCAGGCACACCGAGGGGCGCATCCGAAACCGGATGCGCCCCTCACGCTTGACTCCCGTCAGCCCGCCAGGCAGGACGGGCCGAGCAGCACCTTCAGGTCGCCGAACAGCGCGGGGTCGGGCTTGACCCGGTGCCGGTCCAGGCGCAGGACGGTCGTCTTCGTCGGGCCCTGGAGCCTGATCCGGACCTCACTGTCGCCCCGGTGGTGGGTGAGGATCTCGCCGAGGCGGTTGATCATCGGCGGGGTGACCCGGGTGGCCGGGATGGTGAGGATCACGGGCGCGTTGGTGCCCGCGTTCGACAGGTCCGGGACCTGGAGTTCCATGGCGACCAGCCGCGGCACGTCCTCGCGCTTGTCGAGGCGGCCCTTGACGAACACGACGGCGTCCTCGACGAGTTGGGTCGACACGAGCTGGTAGGTCGCGGGGAAGAACATGCACTCGATGGAGCCGGCGAGGTCCTCGACGGTGGCGATCGCCCAGGCGTTGCCCTGCTTGGTCATCTTGCGCTGGAGGCCCGAGATGATGCCGCCGATGGTGACGACCGCGCCGTCCGCGTGCTCACCTCCGGTGAGCTGGGCGATGCCCGCGTCGGCCTTGTCGGACAGCACGTGTTCCAGGCCGAAGAGCGGGTGGTCGGAGACGTACAGGCCGAGCATCTCCCGCTCCTGGGCGAGCAGATACGTCTTCTCCCACTCGTCGGTGGTGAACTCGACGTCGAGGCCGAAGCCGGGCTCGCTGGTCTCCTCCTCGCCCATCCCGCCGAACAGGTCGAACTGCCCCTCGGCCTCCTTGCGCTTGACCGCGACCACGTTGTCGATCATCGGCTCGAAGTGCGCGGTGAGGCCCTTGCGGGTGTGCCCCATCGTGTCGAACGCGCCCGCCTTGATCAGCGACTCCGTGGTGCGCTTGTTGCAGGCGACCGCCTCGACCTTGTCGAGGTAGTCGGGGAAGGAGGCGTACTTCCCCTTGGCCTTGCGGCTGCGGATGATCGACTCGACCACGTTCGTACCGACGTTGCGGACCGCTTCGAGACCGAACAGGATCACGTCGTCACCCTGGGCGGCGAAGTTGTGCACCGACTCGTTGACGTTCGGCGGCAGCACCTTGATGCGCATGCGCCGGCACTCGTTCAGATAGATCGCGGACTTGTCCTTGTCGTCCTTGACCGAGGTGAGCAGCGCGGCCATGTACTCGGCCGGGTAGTTCGCCTTGAGGTAGGCGGTCCAGTACGAGACCAGTCCGTACGCGGCCGAGTGGGCCTTGTTGAAGGCGTAGCCGGCGAACGGGACCAGTACGTCCCACAGGCCCTGGATGGCCTCGTCGCTGTAGCCGTGCTTCTTGGCGCCGGCCTGGAAGATGGTGAAGTTCTTGGCCAGTTCGTCGGGCTTCTTCTTGCCCATCACGCGGCGCAGGATGTCGGCCTCGCCGAGCGAGTACCCGGCGATGATCTGGGCGGCCTTCTGCACCTGCTCCTGGTAGACGATCAGGCCGTAGGTGACGGCCAGGACCTCCCGGAGGGGCTCCTCCAGTTCCTTGTGGATCGGGGTGATCTCCTGGAGTTTGTTCTTGCGCAGCGCGTAGTTGGTGTGCGAGTCCATGCCCATCGGGCCCGGACGGTAGAGCGCGGAGACGGCGGAGATGTCCTCGAAGTTGTCGGGCTTCATCAGGCGCAGCAGGGAGCGCATGGGGCCGCCGTCGAACTGGAAGACGCCGAGGGTGTCGCCGCGCTGGAGGAGTTCGAAGGTCGTCGGGTCGTCCAGCGGCAGGGCCAGCAGGTCGAGTTCGACGCCCTTGTTGGACTTCACCATCTTGACGGCGTCGTCCATGATCGTCAGGTTGCGCAGGCCCAGGAAGTCCATCTTCAGCAGGCCGAGCGACTCGCACTGCGGGTAGTCCCACTGCGTGATGGTCACGCCGTCGGTGTGCCGCACCCAGATCGGGGCGTGGTCGACGATCGGCTCGCTGGACATGATCACGCCGGCCGCGTGCACGCCCATCTGCCGGACCAGGCCCTCGACGCCCTTGGCGGTGTCGATGACCTTCTTCACGTCCGGTTCGTTCTCGTACATCGACCGGATCTCGCCGGCCTCGCTGTAGCGCGGGTGCGAGGGGTCGGTGATGCCGTTGAGGTCGATGCCCTTGCCGAGCACGTCGGCGGGCATCGCCTTGGTGAGGCGGTCGCCCATGGCGTACGGGTAGCCCAGCACGCGCGCGGAGTCCTTGATCGCGTTCTTGGCCTTGATCTTGCCGTAGGTGCCGATCATGGCGACCTTGTCGGCGCCGTACTTCTCGGTCACGTACCGGATGACCTCGACGCGCCGGCGCTCGTCGAAGTCGATGTCGACGTCGGGCATGGAGACGCGCTCGGGGTTGAGGAACCGCTCGAAGATCAGGCCGTGCGGGATCGGGTCGAGGTCGGTGATGCCCATGGCGTAGGCGACGATCGAGCCGGCCGCGGAGCCTCGGCCGGGGCCGACCGCGATGCCCTGCTTCTTGGCCCACATGATGAAGTCGGCGACGACGAGGAAGTAGCCCGGGAACCCCATCTGGATGATGACGTCCATCTCGTACTCGACCTGCTTCTGCCGGTCGTCGGGGACGCCGCCGGGGAAGCGGCGCTCCATCCCGAGGCGGACCTCCTCCTTGAACCAGGTGACCTCGGTGAAGCCCTCGGGGATGTCGAACTTCGGCATGAGGTTCTTCGCCTCGAACATGCCGCTGGTGTCGATCTGCTCGGCGACCAGGAGGGTGTTGGCGCAGCCCTCCTGCCAGGCGTCCGAGGAGTCGATGGCGTACATCTCGTCCGTGGTCTTCAGGTAGTAGCCGGTGCCGTCGAACCTGAAGCGGTCGGGGTCGGAGAGGTTCTTGCCGGTCTGGATGCACAGCAGGGCGTCGTGCGCGGTCGCCTCGTGCGCGTACGTGTAGTGCGAGTCGTTCGTCACCAGCGGCGGGATGCCGAGCTTCCTGCCGATGTCGAGGAGGCCGTCGCGGACCCGGCGCTCGATCTCGATGCCGTGGTCCATCAGCTCCAGGAAGTAGCGGTCCTTGCCGAAGATGTCCTGGTACTCGGAGGCCGCCTTCAGCGCCTCGTCGTACTGGCCGAGGCGCAGCCGGGTCTGGAGCTCGCCGGAGGGGCAGCCGGTGGAGGCGATGAGCCCCTCGGACCACTGGGAGATGGTCTCCTTGTCCATCCGGGGCCACTTCTGCAGCCAGCCCTCGGCGTACGCGTCCGAGGAGAGCTTGAAGAGGTTGTGCAGGCCCGTCGCGTTGGCCGCCCAGATCGTCTTGTGGGTGTAACCGCCGGAACCGGAGACGTCGTCGCGCTTCTGGTGCGGCTGGCCCCACTGGATCTTCCGCTTGTTGCGCCGCGACTCGGGGGCGACGTACGCCTCGATCCCGATGATCGGCGTCACGCCCGCCTTCTTGGCGGTGTGGAAGAAGTCGTACGCCCCGTGCAGGTTGCCGTGGTCGGACATGGCGATATGGGTCATGCCCATCTCGTTGCACGCGTCGAACATGTCCTTCAGCCGCGCGGCACCGTCCAGCAGCGAGTACTGGGTGTGGACGTGCAGGTGCGTGAACGGCGGCTTTGACACGGCGTGGCCTCCATGGGCAGATGCAGCGGCGCGAAGCGCCTCGTTGAGGGGTGGTGGTCGGGTGACGGGTGGGCACTGGGCGACGGGCTGGCGGACAGTCTGGGGGGACAGCGTCGAAGTCTAAGCCTCGCCACTGACAATCACCGGGCACTCCCGCGTACCGTCGTGCGTTGGACGGCAGAGACGCTGTCGTCCAACGCACTGCACCAGGAGGCACCCAGCGATGTCGGTTCCGCAGCTCAACGACGAGCACCGCGGCGAGGAGATCCTCGCCGTCTTCGACACCGCGTTCGGCGAGCTCCTGGCCGCCGACCCGGCCGCGTTCCGCGTGAAGTTCCGGAAGATGGCGGCCTCGGCCTTCGCGTTCTACCGGGGCACGGCGGGCCTCTTCTACCACGACCTGGACGCCGAGAAGCGGGGCGGCCCGTTCCTGGACGAGCGCACCTCGCGCGTGTGGATCCACGGCGACCTGCACGCGGAGAACTTCGGCACGTACATGGACGCCACGGGCCGGCTGATCTTCAACGTCAACGACTTCGACGAGGCGTACGTCGGCCCCTTCACCTGGGACCTCAAGCGGCTCTCCGCCTCCCTCGCCCTCATCGGCTACGCCAAGGCGCTCGGCGACGAGCAGATCAGCGAGCTGGTGGAGGTGTACGCGGGCGCGTACCGCGAGCGCGTCCACGCC
The Streptomyces sp. NBC_01485 genome window above contains:
- a CDS encoding DUF2567 domain-containing protein translates to MTAPLTPPPPPHEPSSHEPSPSQSPSPYEAWPPSGGGYAGVAGAPYDVSYGQDGPGMKTELREAAAITVVVAFLGALLGLLWVWLVPKVPLVGDLVEGNWVVYFKDTEGEQAIGVDGTFTLLALAVGAVSAVAVFAWRRRGGVPIVVALALGGILGSVLAWRLGVWLGPESDVIAHARAVGKGVTFSAPLKLGAKGALLAWSLAALVVHLGLTALFGPRDPDPYLPQGGVPEGGYGAPVG
- a CDS encoding ABC transporter permease, encoding MSVVPAEVLPGSTRTVPEPARAAAAELAPRARLWPSLVAVYRAQLSRARVARIPLLFVATFQSVGILIMMRGVVDGGREAEAVVAGSAVLVVAFVALNLLAQYFGQLRASGGLDHYATLPVPPAAVVLGAAGAYASFTVPGTLVTAVFGSVLFGLPLTHLWVLALVIPLAGAALSGLGAAFGLLASRPELATVLGQLGMSAALLLGVLPPDRMPDAVRFARDLLPSTYGVEAFARTFRADPDWAFVLGDLAVCAGVGVVSLAVATWAYRRAAVR
- a CDS encoding ABC transporter ATP-binding protein, encoding MSTRAASVVRHGDEVVCAVRGLTKTYPAVRGRRGTPATPEVRATDDVRLDIRRGEIFGLLGPNGAGKSTLVRQMTGLMRPDTGRVEILGHDVVRHPERAARLLAYLGQESTALDELTVSLAAETTGRLRGLDVRTARRERDAVLDELGLTPIAGRPLRKLSGGQRRLACFAAVLVGERPLLVLDEPTTGMDPVARRAVWAAVDRRRAERGTTVLLVTHNVIEAETVLDRVAVLDQGRVIACDTPSGLKEQVAGEVRVELVWRERAPLDVPEVAALRERAVESGRRWTLRLAPDEARAVVATVTGGAAFAALDDFTLATPSLEDVYLALGGAARQGLVRA
- a CDS encoding NYN domain-containing protein is translated as MDRCIVLVDAGYLLGAAASLLAGEPSRSRITVDHSALVQGLREQAESETERPLLRIYWFDGAPDRVPQPEHRRLRVMPRVTVRLGALTRSDGRWAQKGVDAAMHAELTELARNRACSDVVLVTGDGDLLPGMMAAKEHGVAVHLWAVQAADGDYNQSEDLVAEADERRVLDRAWITKAVRAKEIGGICAPTPVPRPEIAAILSAPLPDSGLARPAERTAQEAEHPSEHPSSAASENGAQERVPAPKGVPTPKDLAALRAPGAQAAQHPTTATLRWSSDKGWVDRPGVVAEPSEVASMPTLAQVTTAEQRWADREEDITTVGGDPYEVGQVFARRWMGRLGDQGHLQKLSGMYPRIPHRLDGELLRYAARFGLLAHKDDQIDEHDRYAIRAGFWREVDVRTAAEHAPAGD
- the dnaE gene encoding DNA polymerase III subunit alpha, with amino-acid sequence MSKPPFTHLHVHTQYSLLDGAARLKDMFDACNEMGMTHIAMSDHGNLHGAYDFFHTAKKAGVTPIIGIEAYVAPESRRNKRKIQWGQPHQKRDDVSGSGGYTHKTIWAANATGLHNLFKLSSDAYAEGWLQKWPRMDKETISQWSEGLIASTGCPSGELQTRLRLGQYDEALKAASEYQDIFGKDRYFLELMDHGIEIERRVRDGLLDIGRKLGIPPLVTNDSHYTYAHEATAHDALLCIQTGKNLSDPDRFRFDGTGYYLKTTDEMYAIDSSDAWQEGCANTLLVAEQIDTSGMFEAKNLMPKFDIPEGFTEVTWFKEEVRLGMERRFPGGVPDDRQKQVEYEMDVIIQMGFPGYFLVVADFIMWAKKQGIAVGPGRGSAAGSIVAYAMGITDLDPIPHGLIFERFLNPERVSMPDVDIDFDERRRVEVIRYVTEKYGADKVAMIGTYGKIKAKNAIKDSARVLGYPYAMGDRLTKAMPADVLGKGIDLNGITDPSHPRYSEAGEIRSMYENEPDVKKVIDTAKGVEGLVRQMGVHAAGVIMSSEPIVDHAPIWVRHTDGVTITQWDYPQCESLGLLKMDFLGLRNLTIMDDAVKMVKSNKGVELDLLALPLDDPTTFELLQRGDTLGVFQFDGGPMRSLLRLMKPDNFEDISAVSALYRPGPMGMDSHTNYALRKNKLQEITPIHKELEEPLREVLAVTYGLIVYQEQVQKAAQIIAGYSLGEADILRRVMGKKKPDELAKNFTIFQAGAKKHGYSDEAIQGLWDVLVPFAGYAFNKAHSAAYGLVSYWTAYLKANYPAEYMAALLTSVKDDKDKSAIYLNECRRMRIKVLPPNVNESVHNFAAQGDDVILFGLEAVRNVGTNVVESIIRSRKAKGKYASFPDYLDKVEAVACNKRTTESLIKAGAFDTMGHTRKGLTAHFEPMIDNVVAVKRKEAEGQFDLFGGMGEEETSEPGFGLDVEFTTDEWEKTYLLAQEREMLGLYVSDHPLFGLEHVLSDKADAGIAQLTGGEHADGAVVTIGGIISGLQRKMTKQGNAWAIATVEDLAGSIECMFFPATYQLVSTQLVEDAVVFVKGRLDKREDVPRLVAMELQVPDLSNAGTNAPVILTIPATRVTPPMINRLGEILTHHRGDSEVRIRLQGPTKTTVLRLDRHRVKPDPALFGDLKVLLGPSCLAG